In one window of Macrobrachium rosenbergii isolate ZJJX-2024 chromosome 27, ASM4041242v1, whole genome shotgun sequence DNA:
- the Pi3K92E gene encoding phosphatidylinositol 4,5-bisphosphate 3-kinase catalytic subunit delta isoform isoform X2, whose translation MQTYSVYAMYKARPPQFPLPTMAMSGAEQFGLLRGPTASPTTVSVDFLMPNSILITHSVSTTATLAEIKEELWDHASEYPLFGTLHDLSLYHFSCVSSQAERIELMDETKCLQEIKPFLYILKLVERKGNETEKLLNLQIGTLIGKDLQKFDDLKNPEVNEFRWNMKVVCDEVVSSRNKMSWAEQVQYQYPARIASNPDLPQYMADRLQDGQLLLSVQFDTSMQVQSTFTFRVKPDIKTKEFLVDYVLAKLALTFVMEEGQDSYVLKTPGKEEYFISNVPLSQYMYVREYVCQDEVSPIPLVIVHRGTIQVDIDNIYERIEDFGVKHLRNSFSNMTLKKKSINFISSWTIEENFSFQVGALSKLNLEFDDQVEVVVEAGLYHGNCALCETRTTQEVSVKEGSATFDELLTFSIEVCNVPRNARLCIAIYEVSRSSKVPKARSSISKQELYKNPIAWVNTAVYDYRNQLKAGSMTLYAWKVYEGDVDMPNPLGTLVSNPDHDQAVTLTISFTRYQQSSAIVFPAKDKIISFAKEIALTEEPVATADMMEEVRQIADRDPLTELHEQERKMLWSLRNVLRDQVPHVLPKLLQCVEWDNKAEVAEMIALLKEWPRLPPENALELLDYAYAEPSVRSYAIDCLVHLSDDDLLLYLLQLVQALKHENYLHCHLVEFLLNRALRNMRIGHFFFWHLRSEMHMPAVSIRFGLILEAYCRGSVEHMKILLRQLGALKKFKEVREIVSENRSVRDRAEKCMRDYMKQPKSRAALSHFLNPIDPMYRISSIKHEECKFKDSKMAPLWLVFENGDAHGKSIYMLYKEGDDLRQDMLTLQMIKIMDKLWKENGLDLRMNPYSCMSTDNREGIIQVVLNAETIANIQRQKGVFSATCAFRKGSLLAWLKDHNTTESMLNKAIHEFTLSCAGYCVATYVLGIADRHSDNIMILKNGQLFHIDFGHILGHFKEKFGIKRERQPFVLTHDFIHVITKGRQTRSEEFIKFKGFCEQAFLILRRYGSFIISLFAMMISTGLPELKSEKELNYLKETLKLDLTEEEALEHFRSKFDEALSNAWKTSINWAIHSMAKNNR comes from the exons ATGCAAACATATTCAGTGTATGCTATGTATAAGGCTCGTCCACCTCAATTTCCACTACCCACAATGGCTATGTCTGGAGCGGAACAATTTGGGCTTCTTCGTGGACCCACAGCCTCCCCAACAACTGTGTCAGTTGACTTCCTCATGCCAAACAGTATCCTTATAACTCACAGTGTCAGTACAACAGCAACTCTAGCTGAAATTAAGGAG GAACTGTGGGACCATGCAAGTGAATACCCTCTGTTTGGGACCCTGCATGACCTTTCTCTCTATCACTTTTCGTGTGTCAGCAGCCAGGCAGAAAGGATTGAGTTGATGGACGAGACTAAATGCCTACAAGAAATCAAGCCGTTCTTATATATTCTGAAACTGGTAGAAAGGAAGGGAAATGAAACAGAGAAACTTCTCAATCTTCAGATTGGAACACTGATTGGAAAAG ATCTCCAAAAATTTGATGATCTTAAAAATCCAGAAGTGAATGAGTTTCGATGGAATATGAAAGTTGTTTGCGATGAAGTGGTTTCTTCGAGAAATAAAATGTCTTGGGCCGAACAG GTACAATACCAGTATCCAGCTCGTATCGCCAGTAATCCAGATTTACCACAGTACATGGCCGATCGCCTCCAGGATGGCCAACTTTTACTCTCAGTGCAATTTGACACCTCGATGCAG GTTCAGTCTACATTTACATTTCGTGTAAAGCCAGACATCAAAACTAAAGAATTTCTTGTGGATTACGTATTGGCAAAATTAGCTCTCACATTTGTTATGGAAGAAGGACAAGACAGTTATGTATTAAAG acACCAGGAAAAGAAGAGTATTTTATCTCAAATGTTCCGTTatcacagtatatgtatgttagGGAGTATGTGTGCCAAGATGAAGTCTCCCCAATTCCTCTAGTCATTGTTCACCGGGGAACTATACAAG ttgACATAGATAATATATACGAGAGAATAGAAGACTTTGGAGTCAAACACCTTCGGAACTCTTTCTCCAACAtgactttgaagaaaaaaagtatCAATTTCATATCCTCTTGGACAATTGAAGAAAACTTCAGTTTCCAGGTTGGAGCGCTCTCAAAACTCAATCTTGAGTTTGACGACCAGGTAGAG GTGGTAGTGGAAGCTGGCTTGTATCATGGAAATTGTGCTCTTTGTGAAACTAGAACAACCCAAGAAGTTAGCGTAAAAGAAGGGTCTGCTACGTTTGATGAGTTACTTACCTTCTCTATTGAAGTTTGTAATGTCCCAAGGAACGCTCGGTTATGTATTGCCATATATGAAGTTAGTCGTAGTTCCAAAGTTCCCAAGGCTCGTTCTTCAATATCCAAGCAG GAATTGTACAAAAATCCCATAGCTTGGGTCAACACAGCAGTATACGACTATAGAAACCAGCTGAAAGCTGGATCTATGACCCTCTATGCTTGGAAGGTATATGAAGGAGATGTTGACATGCCGAATCCCTTGGGCACGCTTGTCAGTAATCCAGACCATGACCAGGCTGTTACCTTGACAATTTCTTTCACAAGATACCAACAGAGCTCTGCAATTGTTTTCCCagcaaaagataaaatcatatcGTTTGCCAAAGAGATTGCTTTAACCGAGGAG CCTGTAGCAACCGCAGACATGATGGAAGAAGTGAGACAAATTGCTGATCGTGATCCCCTAACAGAACTTCATGAACAAGAACGCAAGATGCTCTGGTCATTGCGTAATGTTTTACGTGACCAAGTCCCCCATGTATTACCAAAGTTGTTGCAGTGTGTTGAATGGGACAATAAAGCAGAG GTTGCAGAAATGATAGCATTATTGAAAGAATGGCCCAGGCTCCCTCCTGAGAATGCATTAGAGCTTCTAGATTATGCGTATGCAGAACCTTCTGTGAGAAGTTATGCCATAGATTGCCTTGTCCATCTCAG tgatgacGACCTGTTGTTGTACCTACTTCAGCTAGTTCAAGCTTTGAAGCATGAAAATTATTTGCACTGCCATCTGGTTGAGTTTCTTTTAAACAGAGCTCTCAGGAATATGCGCATTGGCCATTTCTTCTTTTGGCATTTGAG ATCTGAAATGCATATGCCAGCTGTTTCAATTAGATTTGGACTCATTTTAGAAGCATATTGTAGAGGCTCAGTTGAACATATGAAGATTTTACTTCGGCAGTTGGGTGCCCTTAAAAAGTTCAAAG AGGTCCGAGAAATTGTAAGTGAAAATAGATCAGTAAGAGATCGTGCTGAAAAGTGTATGAGGGACTACATGAAACAACCAAAGAGTAGAGCAGCACTATCCCACTTTTTAAACCCAATTGACCCAATGTACAGAATAAGCAGTATAAA GCATGAAGAATGTAAATTCAAGGACAGTAAGATGGCACCATTGTGGTTAGTATTTGAGAATGGAGATGCTCATGGGAAAAGCATATATATGTTGTACAAGGAAGGGGATGACCTCCGCCAAGATATGCTCACTCTACAAATGATCAAAATCATGGATAAGTTATGGAAGGAAAATGGACTAGATCTCAG aatGAACCCATACAGCTGTATGTCCACTGACAATAGAGAAGGAATCATTCAGGTGGTCCTTAATGCAGAAACAATTGCTAATATCCAGAGACAGAAAGGAGTGTTCAGTGCTACATGTGCTTTCCGGAAAGGGTCACTTTTAG CATGGCTAAAGGATCACAACACAACAGAAAGCATGTTGAACAAAGCTATTCATGAATTCACTTTGTCCTGTGCCGGATACTGTGTTGCAACATATGTATTAGGAATTGCTGATCGTCATTCAGATAATATAATGATTTTGAAGAATGGCCAACTCTTCCATATTGATTTTGGACATATTCTTGGccactttaaagaaaaatttggtATTAAGAGAGAGCGACAACCATTTGTCTTAACACATGACTTCATTCATGTTATAACCAAAGGACGACAAACTCGCTCAGAGGAGTTTATAAAATTCAAAGGGTTCTGTGAGCAG GCTTTCCTTATTTTACGTCGTTATGGTTCATTCATCATATCCCTTTTTGCCATGATGATATCTACTGGCCTACCTGAATTAAAGAGTGAGAAGgagttaaattatttaaaagagaCTTTG AAACTGGATCTAACAGAGGAGGAAGCTCTGGAACACTTTCGTTCCAAGTTTGATGAAGCCTTGTCAAATGCTTGGAAGACATCAATTAATTGGGCCATTCACAGTATGGCCAAGAATAATCGTTAA
- the Pi3K92E gene encoding phosphatidylinositol 4,5-bisphosphate 3-kinase catalytic subunit delta isoform isoform X1 produces MQTYSVYAMYKARPPQFPLPTMAMSGAEQFGLLRGPTASPTTVSVDFLMPNSILITHSVSTTATLAEIKEELWDHASEYPLFGTLHDLSLYHFSCVSSQAERIELMDETKCLQEIKPFLYILKLVERKGNETEKLLNLQIGTLIGKDLQKFDDLKNPEVNEFRWNMKVVCDEVVSSRNKMSWAEQVQYQYPARIASNPDLPQYMADRLQDGQLLLSVQFDTSMQVQSTFTFRVKPDIKTKEFLVDYVLAKLALTFVMEEGQDSYVLKTPGKEEYFISNVPLSQYMYVREYVCQDEVSPIPLVIVHRGTIQVDIDNIYERIEDFGVKHLRNSFSNMTLKKKSINFISSWTIEENFSFQVGALSKLNLEFDDQVEVVVEAGLYHGNCALCETRTTQEVSVKEGSATFDELLTFSIEVCNVPRNARLCIAIYEVSRSSKVPKARSSISKQELYKNPIAWVNTAVYDYRNQLKAGSMTLYAWKVYEGDVDMPNPLGTLVSNPDHDQAVTLTISFTRYQQSSAIVFPAKDKIISFAKEIALTEEQPVATADMMEEVRQIADRDPLTELHEQERKMLWSLRNVLRDQVPHVLPKLLQCVEWDNKAEVAEMIALLKEWPRLPPENALELLDYAYAEPSVRSYAIDCLVHLSDDDLLLYLLQLVQALKHENYLHCHLVEFLLNRALRNMRIGHFFFWHLRSEMHMPAVSIRFGLILEAYCRGSVEHMKILLRQLGALKKFKEVREIVSENRSVRDRAEKCMRDYMKQPKSRAALSHFLNPIDPMYRISSIKHEECKFKDSKMAPLWLVFENGDAHGKSIYMLYKEGDDLRQDMLTLQMIKIMDKLWKENGLDLRMNPYSCMSTDNREGIIQVVLNAETIANIQRQKGVFSATCAFRKGSLLAWLKDHNTTESMLNKAIHEFTLSCAGYCVATYVLGIADRHSDNIMILKNGQLFHIDFGHILGHFKEKFGIKRERQPFVLTHDFIHVITKGRQTRSEEFIKFKGFCEQAFLILRRYGSFIISLFAMMISTGLPELKSEKELNYLKETLKLDLTEEEALEHFRSKFDEALSNAWKTSINWAIHSMAKNNR; encoded by the exons ATGCAAACATATTCAGTGTATGCTATGTATAAGGCTCGTCCACCTCAATTTCCACTACCCACAATGGCTATGTCTGGAGCGGAACAATTTGGGCTTCTTCGTGGACCCACAGCCTCCCCAACAACTGTGTCAGTTGACTTCCTCATGCCAAACAGTATCCTTATAACTCACAGTGTCAGTACAACAGCAACTCTAGCTGAAATTAAGGAG GAACTGTGGGACCATGCAAGTGAATACCCTCTGTTTGGGACCCTGCATGACCTTTCTCTCTATCACTTTTCGTGTGTCAGCAGCCAGGCAGAAAGGATTGAGTTGATGGACGAGACTAAATGCCTACAAGAAATCAAGCCGTTCTTATATATTCTGAAACTGGTAGAAAGGAAGGGAAATGAAACAGAGAAACTTCTCAATCTTCAGATTGGAACACTGATTGGAAAAG ATCTCCAAAAATTTGATGATCTTAAAAATCCAGAAGTGAATGAGTTTCGATGGAATATGAAAGTTGTTTGCGATGAAGTGGTTTCTTCGAGAAATAAAATGTCTTGGGCCGAACAG GTACAATACCAGTATCCAGCTCGTATCGCCAGTAATCCAGATTTACCACAGTACATGGCCGATCGCCTCCAGGATGGCCAACTTTTACTCTCAGTGCAATTTGACACCTCGATGCAG GTTCAGTCTACATTTACATTTCGTGTAAAGCCAGACATCAAAACTAAAGAATTTCTTGTGGATTACGTATTGGCAAAATTAGCTCTCACATTTGTTATGGAAGAAGGACAAGACAGTTATGTATTAAAG acACCAGGAAAAGAAGAGTATTTTATCTCAAATGTTCCGTTatcacagtatatgtatgttagGGAGTATGTGTGCCAAGATGAAGTCTCCCCAATTCCTCTAGTCATTGTTCACCGGGGAACTATACAAG ttgACATAGATAATATATACGAGAGAATAGAAGACTTTGGAGTCAAACACCTTCGGAACTCTTTCTCCAACAtgactttgaagaaaaaaagtatCAATTTCATATCCTCTTGGACAATTGAAGAAAACTTCAGTTTCCAGGTTGGAGCGCTCTCAAAACTCAATCTTGAGTTTGACGACCAGGTAGAG GTGGTAGTGGAAGCTGGCTTGTATCATGGAAATTGTGCTCTTTGTGAAACTAGAACAACCCAAGAAGTTAGCGTAAAAGAAGGGTCTGCTACGTTTGATGAGTTACTTACCTTCTCTATTGAAGTTTGTAATGTCCCAAGGAACGCTCGGTTATGTATTGCCATATATGAAGTTAGTCGTAGTTCCAAAGTTCCCAAGGCTCGTTCTTCAATATCCAAGCAG GAATTGTACAAAAATCCCATAGCTTGGGTCAACACAGCAGTATACGACTATAGAAACCAGCTGAAAGCTGGATCTATGACCCTCTATGCTTGGAAGGTATATGAAGGAGATGTTGACATGCCGAATCCCTTGGGCACGCTTGTCAGTAATCCAGACCATGACCAGGCTGTTACCTTGACAATTTCTTTCACAAGATACCAACAGAGCTCTGCAATTGTTTTCCCagcaaaagataaaatcatatcGTTTGCCAAAGAGATTGCTTTAACCGAGGAG CAGCCTGTAGCAACCGCAGACATGATGGAAGAAGTGAGACAAATTGCTGATCGTGATCCCCTAACAGAACTTCATGAACAAGAACGCAAGATGCTCTGGTCATTGCGTAATGTTTTACGTGACCAAGTCCCCCATGTATTACCAAAGTTGTTGCAGTGTGTTGAATGGGACAATAAAGCAGAG GTTGCAGAAATGATAGCATTATTGAAAGAATGGCCCAGGCTCCCTCCTGAGAATGCATTAGAGCTTCTAGATTATGCGTATGCAGAACCTTCTGTGAGAAGTTATGCCATAGATTGCCTTGTCCATCTCAG tgatgacGACCTGTTGTTGTACCTACTTCAGCTAGTTCAAGCTTTGAAGCATGAAAATTATTTGCACTGCCATCTGGTTGAGTTTCTTTTAAACAGAGCTCTCAGGAATATGCGCATTGGCCATTTCTTCTTTTGGCATTTGAG ATCTGAAATGCATATGCCAGCTGTTTCAATTAGATTTGGACTCATTTTAGAAGCATATTGTAGAGGCTCAGTTGAACATATGAAGATTTTACTTCGGCAGTTGGGTGCCCTTAAAAAGTTCAAAG AGGTCCGAGAAATTGTAAGTGAAAATAGATCAGTAAGAGATCGTGCTGAAAAGTGTATGAGGGACTACATGAAACAACCAAAGAGTAGAGCAGCACTATCCCACTTTTTAAACCCAATTGACCCAATGTACAGAATAAGCAGTATAAA GCATGAAGAATGTAAATTCAAGGACAGTAAGATGGCACCATTGTGGTTAGTATTTGAGAATGGAGATGCTCATGGGAAAAGCATATATATGTTGTACAAGGAAGGGGATGACCTCCGCCAAGATATGCTCACTCTACAAATGATCAAAATCATGGATAAGTTATGGAAGGAAAATGGACTAGATCTCAG aatGAACCCATACAGCTGTATGTCCACTGACAATAGAGAAGGAATCATTCAGGTGGTCCTTAATGCAGAAACAATTGCTAATATCCAGAGACAGAAAGGAGTGTTCAGTGCTACATGTGCTTTCCGGAAAGGGTCACTTTTAG CATGGCTAAAGGATCACAACACAACAGAAAGCATGTTGAACAAAGCTATTCATGAATTCACTTTGTCCTGTGCCGGATACTGTGTTGCAACATATGTATTAGGAATTGCTGATCGTCATTCAGATAATATAATGATTTTGAAGAATGGCCAACTCTTCCATATTGATTTTGGACATATTCTTGGccactttaaagaaaaatttggtATTAAGAGAGAGCGACAACCATTTGTCTTAACACATGACTTCATTCATGTTATAACCAAAGGACGACAAACTCGCTCAGAGGAGTTTATAAAATTCAAAGGGTTCTGTGAGCAG GCTTTCCTTATTTTACGTCGTTATGGTTCATTCATCATATCCCTTTTTGCCATGATGATATCTACTGGCCTACCTGAATTAAAGAGTGAGAAGgagttaaattatttaaaagagaCTTTG AAACTGGATCTAACAGAGGAGGAAGCTCTGGAACACTTTCGTTCCAAGTTTGATGAAGCCTTGTCAAATGCTTGGAAGACATCAATTAATTGGGCCATTCACAGTATGGCCAAGAATAATCGTTAA